One window from the genome of Sulfodiicoccus acidiphilus encodes:
- a CDS encoding ATP synthase subunit A, giving the protein METGKIVRVNGPLVVAEGMRKAQMYEVVEVGEDRLIGEITRIEGDRAFIQVYEDTGGIRPGENVYRTGSPLSVELGPGIMGRIFDGLERPLDEILQEVKVPFVKRGVKVPNLPREKKWHFVPSKNLNREKVEGGDVIGSVMETSLIEHKIMVPPDVHGIVKEIRPEGDYTIDEPIMTIESQGEERVVTMMQRWPARIPRPFKEKLDPSEPLITGTRVLDTIFPIAKGGTAAIPGPFGSGKTVTLQGLSKWSEAKVVIYIGCGERGNEMTDTLTSYPKLKDPWTGKPLMERTILIANTSNMPVAAREASIYVGLTMAEYFRDQGYDALLVADSTSRWAEALRDLGGRLEEMPAEEGYPSYLSSRLAEYYERAGRVRTIGSPDRSGSVTVASAVSPPGGDFTEPVTSITLRFVRVFWPLDVSLAQSRHYPAINWIQGFSAYVDLVADWWSKNVDPMWREYRDTMVRVLIREDELKQIVRLVGSESLSERDKMTIEVARVIKEAFLKQNAFDEVDAFSSPQKQVRVMKLIYVYNRLSSELIGKGVSAKKIMDTVTAVTDVIRSRYSIKNNELQKFDELEAKLRTQFDQLMKEVS; this is encoded by the coding sequence ATGGAAACTGGGAAGATCGTGAGAGTAAACGGGCCTTTAGTTGTCGCCGAGGGAATGAGAAAGGCTCAGATGTACGAGGTCGTCGAGGTAGGAGAGGACAGACTAATAGGTGAGATAACTAGGATAGAGGGTGACCGTGCTTTCATTCAGGTTTACGAGGACACAGGTGGTATAAGGCCGGGAGAGAACGTATACAGGACTGGCTCTCCCCTATCAGTGGAGTTAGGACCTGGGATCATGGGCAGAATATTTGACGGATTAGAGAGGCCCCTCGACGAGATTCTTCAAGAGGTTAAGGTTCCATTCGTTAAGAGAGGAGTTAAGGTTCCAAATCTACCTAGGGAGAAGAAGTGGCACTTCGTTCCGTCAAAGAACTTGAATCGCGAGAAGGTTGAGGGAGGTGACGTTATTGGCTCAGTGATGGAAACTTCCTTAATAGAACATAAGATCATGGTTCCGCCAGATGTTCATGGGATAGTGAAAGAGATCAGGCCGGAAGGGGACTACACAATAGACGAGCCAATAATGACTATTGAGTCTCAAGGGGAAGAAAGAGTTGTCACAATGATGCAGAGGTGGCCCGCTAGGATACCAAGACCTTTTAAGGAGAAACTGGATCCTAGCGAACCACTCATAACGGGTACCAGAGTCTTAGATACTATATTCCCCATAGCTAAGGGAGGAACAGCTGCGATCCCTGGGCCGTTTGGGAGTGGCAAGACGGTCACTCTGCAAGGACTTTCCAAATGGAGTGAGGCGAAAGTTGTGATCTACATAGGATGCGGGGAGAGAGGTAACGAGATGACAGACACCCTGACTTCTTATCCTAAACTGAAGGACCCATGGACAGGCAAACCTTTGATGGAGAGAACCATCCTTATCGCCAATACGAGTAACATGCCCGTGGCCGCGAGGGAGGCCAGCATATACGTAGGACTAACCATGGCGGAGTACTTCAGGGACCAAGGTTATGACGCTCTACTAGTAGCAGACTCAACCTCAAGGTGGGCCGAGGCCCTGAGGGACCTAGGAGGCAGGCTTGAGGAGATGCCGGCTGAGGAGGGCTATCCGAGTTACCTGTCCTCTAGACTGGCCGAGTATTATGAGAGAGCGGGGAGGGTCAGGACTATAGGTAGTCCAGATAGAAGTGGTTCAGTCACGGTTGCATCTGCTGTTTCACCTCCAGGAGGAGACTTCACAGAGCCTGTGACTAGTATTACCTTGAGGTTTGTGAGAGTATTCTGGCCTTTAGACGTCTCTTTAGCTCAATCCAGACACTATCCTGCCATAAATTGGATACAGGGATTCTCCGCTTACGTGGATTTAGTAGCGGACTGGTGGAGTAAAAACGTAGATCCGATGTGGAGAGAGTACCGTGACACCATGGTCAGGGTGCTCATAAGGGAAGATGAACTGAAGCAGATAGTTAGGCTAGTGGGTTCAGAATCCCTATCTGAAAGGGACAAGATGACTATAGAAGTGGCACGAGTGATAAAGGAGGCATTTCTGAAACAGAACGCATTCGACGAAGTTGACGCCTTTTCTTCACCGCAGAAGCAGGTCAGAGTGATGAAATTAATATACGTCTACAATAGGCTCTCCTCTGAGCTTATAGGTAAAGGTGTCTCCGCAAAGAAAATAATGGATACGGTGACGGCCGTAACCGACGTAATAAGATCTAGGTACTCTATAAAGAATAACGAGCTACAGAAGTTCGACGAGCTAGAGGCCAAGCTCAGGACACAGTTCGACCAATTAATGAAGGAGGTGAGCTAA
- a CDS encoding V-type ATP synthase subunit D, which yields MSSKKVLPTKLNLITLRRQSKLIKTIRRILENKREVLLLYLRTYAAEYESVYGEVVKALKVSYDGILNASVDEGLDSIQQITSSTPRTLEVGLVTKSIFGVKIPIVKLNESSIPQRTFSGIETSPYLVESYDQMKDGLKMLIRLVELESTIRSLSMELRRTQRLINAVDNSIMPFYDSSIKYVKTVLEDRMREEFIRLKVMRRMLQRRR from the coding sequence ATGAGTTCTAAGAAGGTTTTGCCAACCAAGCTTAACTTAATTACACTAAGGAGGCAGTCGAAGCTCATAAAGACAATAAGGCGAATATTGGAGAACAAGAGGGAAGTTCTACTTCTCTACTTGAGGACGTATGCTGCGGAGTATGAGAGTGTATATGGAGAGGTAGTGAAGGCATTGAAAGTTAGCTACGACGGGATTCTAAACGCCTCAGTGGACGAAGGATTAGACTCAATTCAGCAGATTACTTCCTCTACTCCGAGGACCCTCGAGGTAGGTCTAGTGACCAAGTCAATTTTCGGAGTTAAGATACCTATAGTTAAGCTCAATGAGTCGAGCATCCCTCAGCGGACTTTTTCAGGAATAGAAACCTCTCCGTACCTCGTAGAGAGTTACGATCAGATGAAAGACGGGTTAAAGATGCTAATTCGATTAGTAGAACTGGAGTCTACCATACGTTCCTTATCGATGGAACTCAGGAGAACACAGAGGTTGATTAATGCTGTGGATAACTCTATAATGCCCTTTTATGATTCCTCCATAAAGTATGTTAAAACTGTATTAGAGGATAGAATGAGAGAAGAATTTATAAGACTTAAGGTAATGAGAAGAATGCTTCAGCGGAGGAGGTAA
- a CDS encoding DNA-directed RNA polymerase subunit P, whose amino-acid sequence MASYRCGKCWKTFDDAQLKVLPGIRCPYCGHRIIYMVRKPIVKAVKAV is encoded by the coding sequence ATGGCTTCCTACAGATGTGGTAAGTGTTGGAAAACCTTTGACGACGCCCAGCTTAAAGTACTTCCTGGAATAAGGTGTCCATACTGTGGGCATAGAATAATATATATGGTAAGAAAGCCGATTGTAAAAGCGGTTAAGGCAGTTTAG
- the speB gene encoding agmatinase, whose protein sequence is MDESALLYVNEGSRLFAGSRRHTSKFAVMGIPMDITSSYRPGSRFAPGAIREAAQFIEFYSIRTGVDVSEFGFDDVGDVILHPSDVELNLRRIRDAATYVLNKGKFLISIGGEHTITTGIVSAMSPEETCVLSFDAHLDLRDEYMGYRYDHACVMRRISELGFKIMEVGNRAVGKDEIEYANTAGIPFITSHQVKLLGPREVSRKVLTHFNGCRNVYVSLDMDAIDPAYAPGVATPEPEGLDPSTILDIMNLIVDQRTVGFDVVEVSPPFDHSGITAILGAKMIFEVAAAVKSKLP, encoded by the coding sequence ATGGACGAATCGGCGTTGCTTTACGTAAATGAGGGAAGTCGGCTTTTCGCCGGGTCGAGGAGACACACCTCCAAGTTCGCTGTAATGGGAATCCCCATGGACATAACGAGTAGCTACAGACCAGGTAGTAGATTTGCTCCAGGTGCTATTAGGGAGGCTGCACAGTTCATAGAATTCTACTCTATTAGAACTGGGGTTGACGTAAGTGAGTTCGGCTTCGACGACGTAGGCGACGTCATATTGCACCCCTCTGATGTCGAACTCAACTTGAGGAGAATAAGAGATGCTGCAACATATGTCTTGAATAAAGGAAAATTCCTGATTTCCATTGGGGGTGAACACACCATAACGACGGGAATCGTGAGCGCAATGAGTCCCGAAGAAACGTGTGTTCTCTCGTTTGACGCTCATCTAGATCTCAGAGACGAATACATGGGCTATAGATACGACCACGCATGTGTAATGAGGAGAATCTCGGAATTAGGATTCAAGATAATGGAGGTAGGAAACAGGGCCGTAGGTAAAGACGAAATAGAGTATGCCAATACAGCTGGAATACCTTTCATCACCTCTCATCAGGTGAAACTGCTCGGCCCTAGGGAGGTTAGCAGAAAGGTACTAACACACTTCAACGGATGCAGGAACGTCTATGTTTCACTTGACATGGACGCTATAGATCCCGCTTATGCACCAGGAGTGGCAACTCCGGAGCCCGAAGGTCTAGATCCCTCAACTATACTAGACATCATGAACCTCATAGTTGACCAACGAACGGTGGGATTCGACGTAGTAGAAGTGTCTCCGCCATTTGACCACTCAGGGATAACGGCTATTCTAGGGGCCAAGATGATATTTGAGGTCGCTGCAGCTGTAAAATCTAAACTGCCTTAA
- a CDS encoding glycine--tRNA ligase codes for MDNVDKVLDLAKRRGLFWPSYEIYGGVGGLYDLGHVGVKVKNRIIRLWRRLFVEENSDFVVEIETPVITPKRVLEASGHVQNFTDPVVECLSCHRVFRADHLVEGALHISAEGLTTSQLTELIKSKGLKCPQCGGELGEARTFNLLFTTNIGPYTGETGYLRPETAQGIFTSFKRVFMSAREKLPLGIAQVGRVARNEISPRQGLLRMREFTIMEMEFFIDPKKPGDPPISKIGKRKLNILLAESKVRGDPPSSFSVEELMTGKLVQSPWMVYWMAIANDFVNKLGIRSENSYFEEKLPQERAHYSSQTFDQLVVIGDEKIELSGHAYRTDYDLSRHMQFSGEDLTVFRRFEEPKLTRVKKVVQLPVRKDKLTAANLTEFLKGKSPEEIEEALKLGVVIGDTPLSTLVKVEEVEEKVSGEKFVPHVIEPSFGVERCLYVATLRAYREIQGRVVLSLPIDIVPYDVAVFPLLGRDDMVREAERIVSMLRAKYDVLYDSSGSIGRRYARIDEIGVPFAITVDGDTLRDGTVTIRDRDSWNQVRVPQATLLEVLEKLFNGEKLESLGMPVKGEL; via the coding sequence GTGGATAACGTAGATAAGGTGCTGGATCTCGCCAAGAGGAGGGGACTTTTCTGGCCATCATACGAAATTTACGGTGGAGTAGGAGGACTCTATGATCTGGGCCACGTGGGAGTTAAAGTTAAGAACAGGATCATCAGGTTGTGGAGACGGCTCTTTGTCGAGGAGAACTCTGACTTTGTGGTGGAGATAGAGACTCCTGTCATCACCCCTAAAAGGGTCTTAGAAGCTAGTGGTCATGTACAGAACTTCACTGATCCAGTAGTCGAGTGCTTGAGTTGTCATAGGGTGTTCAGGGCAGATCACTTAGTGGAGGGGGCTCTTCATATTTCAGCGGAGGGACTGACTACTTCTCAGTTAACGGAACTGATAAAGTCAAAGGGCCTCAAGTGTCCTCAATGTGGGGGAGAACTTGGCGAAGCTAGGACGTTCAACCTCCTCTTCACCACGAATATAGGTCCTTATACAGGTGAGACAGGATATCTAAGGCCTGAAACCGCACAGGGAATATTCACCTCTTTCAAGAGAGTCTTCATGAGTGCCAGAGAGAAGCTCCCCTTAGGGATCGCCCAGGTGGGCAGGGTGGCGAGGAACGAAATATCCCCGAGGCAAGGGCTACTGAGAATGAGAGAGTTCACGATAATGGAAATGGAGTTCTTCATCGACCCTAAGAAGCCTGGAGACCCTCCCATTTCTAAAATTGGTAAAAGGAAGCTAAACATACTTCTAGCAGAGTCAAAGGTAAGAGGTGACCCCCCTTCCTCGTTCAGTGTGGAAGAGTTGATGACTGGTAAACTAGTTCAGAGTCCATGGATGGTGTATTGGATGGCGATAGCTAATGACTTCGTTAATAAGCTAGGCATTAGAAGTGAGAATTCCTACTTCGAAGAAAAGCTCCCTCAGGAGAGAGCTCACTACTCTTCCCAGACCTTCGATCAGTTAGTTGTAATAGGAGACGAGAAGATCGAGTTGTCAGGACATGCCTACAGAACCGATTACGACCTTTCGAGACACATGCAGTTCAGCGGGGAGGATCTCACTGTTTTCAGACGTTTTGAAGAGCCAAAGCTTACTAGAGTGAAAAAAGTGGTTCAATTACCTGTTCGGAAAGACAAGTTAACTGCAGCTAACTTAACAGAGTTCCTGAAGGGAAAGAGCCCCGAAGAGATAGAGGAGGCGTTGAAACTTGGGGTCGTGATAGGTGACACACCTCTAAGTACCCTTGTTAAGGTTGAGGAAGTGGAGGAGAAAGTGTCTGGTGAGAAGTTCGTTCCTCACGTAATAGAGCCTTCCTTCGGGGTCGAAAGGTGTCTATACGTGGCCACGCTGAGGGCATATAGGGAAATCCAGGGTAGGGTCGTTCTGTCCCTACCAATCGATATAGTTCCTTACGACGTTGCAGTATTCCCTCTGCTAGGCAGAGACGATATGGTGAGAGAGGCAGAGAGAATAGTCTCGATGCTAAGAGCTAAGTACGATGTTCTATACGACTCCTCAGGTAGCATAGGTAGGCGGTACGCTAGGATAGATGAGATTGGGGTGCCATTTGCCATAACCGTGGATGGGGACACATTAAGGGATGGTACGGTCACCATAAGGGACAGGGATAGCTGGAACCAAGTTAGGGTTCCTCAGGCAACGTTGCTGGAAGTGTTGGAGAAGTTATTTAACGGCGAGAAGTTAGAGAGTTTAGGTATGCCCGTGAAGGGTGAGCTCTAG
- a CDS encoding DUF47 domain-containing protein: MSEGIAQMNIEEQIQRTANLLLDEVRLFYEMLSKVPDGQQKAMQSYSKIFGVKNAVEESKHRTMEYIVRVGPSLMERDLYIDLLNYIEETSQDIDAAAYRLATLIARNVNIGPSFHGLLTRITEKAIASLTHFLEGLRMISVNVKIAIENAITISKIEEEVDELYRDLELQLFDKKADDLVYLMLMKDITDRLEDAVDLMKSAADDMRYIAIQRT; encoded by the coding sequence ATGAGTGAAGGTATCGCTCAAATGAACATTGAAGAACAGATTCAGAGGACGGCCAACCTCTTGCTAGACGAGGTTCGTTTATTCTACGAGATGCTCTCAAAGGTCCCAGACGGCCAACAGAAGGCAATGCAGAGCTACAGCAAAATATTCGGAGTTAAGAACGCTGTAGAGGAAAGCAAACACAGGACCATGGAGTACATAGTTAGAGTTGGCCCTAGCTTAATGGAGAGGGACCTTTATATTGACTTATTAAATTACATTGAGGAGACCTCTCAGGACATCGACGCGGCTGCTTACAGGCTTGCGACGTTAATAGCAAGAAACGTCAATATAGGACCTTCCTTTCACGGCCTTTTAACCAGGATAACAGAGAAGGCCATCGCCTCTCTCACACACTTCCTTGAAGGACTAAGGATGATTTCCGTCAACGTAAAGATCGCGATAGAGAACGCTATTACTATTTCCAAAATAGAGGAGGAAGTGGATGAACTGTACAGGGATCTAGAGTTGCAACTTTTCGATAAGAAGGCCGACGATCTAGTATACCTTATGCTGATGAAGGATATCACAGACAGACTCGAGGACGCCGTAGATTTAATGAAAAGTGCTGCAGATGATATGCGCTATATAGCGATACAGAGGACCTGA
- the endA gene encoding tRNA-intron lyase, which produces MPCTGNLLGERVVVFDIDEAKQLYNKGYFGKPLGESKPREIKSPLELSLIESVYLMKKGELKVVRNRTPLSVEELIDLASTKVSRFNVLNFVYENLRDKGFIVRSGIKFGADYAIYTIGPGVEHAPYLVVALDAASQISVNELMGFGRVSHSVKKRLILALVDEKAKWVRYITFKWERM; this is translated from the coding sequence TTGCCCTGTACTGGAAATCTATTAGGAGAGAGGGTAGTAGTTTTTGACATCGATGAAGCTAAGCAACTGTACAATAAGGGTTACTTCGGCAAGCCTCTAGGCGAAAGTAAGCCCAGGGAAATTAAATCACCATTAGAGCTATCCTTAATAGAGTCCGTATATTTAATGAAGAAAGGAGAGCTAAAGGTAGTCCGTAATAGGACTCCTCTTTCAGTAGAAGAATTAATCGACTTGGCCTCTACTAAGGTCTCCAGATTTAACGTTCTAAACTTCGTCTACGAGAACCTCAGAGACAAGGGCTTCATAGTCAGATCAGGCATCAAGTTCGGGGCGGATTACGCAATATATACTATTGGACCAGGAGTTGAACACGCTCCCTATTTGGTTGTAGCCCTTGACGCGGCCTCTCAAATCTCGGTGAATGAGCTAATGGGATTTGGTAGGGTTTCTCACAGTGTGAAAAAAAGGTTAATTCTAGCACTTGTTGATGAAAAGGCAAAGTGGGTCAGGTACATAACGTTTAAATGGGAAAGGATGTAG
- a CDS encoding spermidine synthase: MSYNWSWHIEWQTPYEFHAHGITNVFFDKQTDFQRIMLANLHRFGKTLIIDGKIQSSVEDEYIYHESLVHPLLLSLNEPKEVLILGGGEGATLREVLKHRYVRKAVMVDIDSTVIDVARNYMKEWHAGAFEDPRTELVIGDGYDYVKKSSEVFDAVVLDLTDPMRESTSYKLYTKEFYEILSSKVRDGGGIVTQATSPSFSLEVFSVINNTCRVVFGNSHPYITYIPAFDGLWGFVASIKGGGSIIKSEKVDEEVKERIVGELKHYDGPTHASMFNIPKGLRRILNFEKKVSTESNPVVVPA, translated from the coding sequence ATGTCATATAATTGGAGTTGGCACATCGAGTGGCAAACACCCTACGAGTTTCACGCTCACGGTATAACCAACGTGTTTTTCGACAAACAAACTGATTTCCAAAGAATTATGCTTGCCAACCTTCATAGATTCGGAAAAACCCTCATAATAGACGGGAAGATACAGTCTTCGGTAGAGGACGAATACATTTATCACGAATCTTTGGTACACCCTCTCCTACTATCGCTTAACGAACCTAAGGAGGTCCTAATCCTAGGAGGGGGAGAAGGAGCCACCCTGAGGGAAGTCCTCAAGCACAGATATGTAAGGAAGGCAGTTATGGTAGATATAGACTCGACGGTTATAGACGTTGCGAGGAATTACATGAAGGAATGGCACGCCGGTGCCTTCGAGGATCCAAGGACGGAGCTAGTGATAGGGGACGGGTATGACTACGTGAAGAAAAGTAGTGAGGTTTTTGACGCGGTCGTACTGGATCTTACGGATCCCATGAGGGAATCTACCTCGTACAAACTATACACGAAAGAGTTCTATGAAATACTGTCCTCAAAAGTGAGGGATGGGGGCGGCATAGTTACCCAAGCTACTTCTCCCTCATTTTCCCTAGAGGTGTTCAGCGTTATAAACAATACCTGCAGGGTTGTATTTGGTAACTCACATCCCTATATCACATACATACCTGCGTTCGATGGGTTGTGGGGATTCGTGGCATCTATAAAAGGAGGAGGCTCTATAATTAAAAGTGAAAAGGTGGATGAGGAAGTTAAGGAGAGGATAGTTGGAGAGCTCAAACATTATGATGGACCTACTCATGCGTCGATGTTCAACATACCTAAGGGATTAAGAAGAATCCTGAACTTTGAGAAAAAAGTATCCACCGAGTCCAATCCGGTGGTTGTACCAGCTTAA
- a CDS encoding 50S ribosomal protein L37e has product MKGTPSFGKMNKGGTHIRCRRCGRNSYNAAKKYCAACGFGRSAKLKRFDWQNKKINGIRLR; this is encoded by the coding sequence TTGAAAGGGACACCTTCCTTTGGCAAAATGAACAAAGGGGGCACTCACATAAGATGCAGGAGGTGTGGCAGAAATTCCTACAATGCCGCTAAAAAGTATTGTGCTGCATGTGGCTTCGGGCGTTCCGCAAAACTGAAAAGGTTCGATTGGCAGAACAAGAAAATAAATGGAATAAGGTTAAGATAA
- a CDS encoding LSM domain-containing protein, which translates to MAETAHKMLSDSVGNVILVKLKGNKEVRGILKSYDQHMNLVLVDSEEIQSDGNGKKLGTIVIRGDNVILISPIPQ; encoded by the coding sequence TTGGCAGAAACTGCCCATAAGATGCTCTCAGATTCAGTGGGTAACGTAATTCTCGTAAAATTAAAAGGGAACAAGGAGGTAAGAGGTATACTAAAGAGCTACGATCAGCATATGAACTTAGTTCTAGTAGACTCTGAAGAGATACAGAGTGACGGAAACGGTAAGAAGCTAGGTACGATAGTAATAAGAGGAGATAACGTCATACTGATATCTCCTATACCGCAGTAA
- a CDS encoding adenosine-specific kinase, whose protein sequence is MSLKLDVVKIDIPEGTNVIVGQAHFIKTVEDLYEALVTSSPHLRFGLCFSEASGKRLVRKEGNDEELTNLAVEQCLKVGAGHIFFIYIKNGYPINILNQVKSVQEVVRIFAATANPLQVIVAHTDQGRGIVGVVDGQSPLGVEDEFAIEERKTLLRKFGYKR, encoded by the coding sequence ATGTCGTTAAAGCTGGATGTCGTGAAGATAGACATCCCTGAAGGAACAAATGTTATAGTAGGACAAGCTCACTTCATAAAGACGGTGGAGGATTTATATGAGGCCTTGGTCACTTCAAGTCCCCACCTGAGGTTCGGCCTTTGCTTTTCTGAAGCCAGTGGGAAGAGGTTGGTGAGGAAAGAGGGAAATGATGAAGAATTGACCAACCTAGCTGTAGAACAATGTCTCAAAGTAGGAGCGGGTCACATCTTCTTTATTTATATAAAAAATGGATATCCCATCAATATCTTAAATCAAGTAAAATCTGTTCAGGAAGTTGTGAGGATCTTCGCTGCTACAGCAAATCCGCTACAAGTCATTGTGGCTCATACAGATCAGGGACGAGGAATCGTGGGAGTAGTTGATGGACAGTCTCCGCTAGGTGTTGAGGACGAATTTGCTATAGAGGAGAGGAAGACGCTCCTCAGGAAGTTCGGATATAAGAGATAG
- a CDS encoding DUF309 domain-containing protein, translated as MRFLLFFKSERDAEEVKKYLRGSNLDVIDVRRGKLLEVDLRGEQKDLEVVKTMMGEPLEVVNAERLTGSFWEKFNSERFWECHELLEDRWKVSSGEERKYLQALIFLCTSLLKYRKGQIEVSNQLLEKALSLISELPEERLPLLYSKFVLNT; from the coding sequence ATGAGGTTCCTGCTCTTTTTCAAATCTGAGAGGGACGCCGAAGAAGTCAAGAAGTACCTTAGAGGCTCAAACCTAGATGTAATAGATGTGAGGAGGGGTAAGCTGTTAGAGGTGGACCTAAGAGGAGAACAGAAGGACCTAGAGGTAGTTAAGACGATGATGGGAGAGCCCCTAGAAGTAGTCAACGCTGAACGCCTAACGGGAAGTTTCTGGGAGAAGTTCAACAGTGAGAGGTTTTGGGAGTGTCATGAGTTATTAGAGGATAGATGGAAAGTTAGTTCGGGAGAAGAGAGAAAGTACCTACAGGCGTTAATATTCCTTTGCACCTCCTTGCTTAAGTATAGGAAAGGACAAATAGAGGTCTCAAATCAATTATTGGAAAAAGCTCTATCTCTTATATCCGAACTTCCTGAGGAGCGTCTTCCTCTCCTCTATAGCAAATTCGTCCTCAACACCTAG
- the amrS gene encoding AmmeMemoRadiSam system radical SAM enzyme has product MEASLFRLEGGRVRCLACARKCLIGEGQSGFCGVRSVKGGKLHLDVYGLVEAAHVDPIEKKPLVHFNPGSKVFSISTTGCSWMCMYCQNYEISQRRRVEGVNLSPKEVVELALAYGSDGVTYTYNEPMIFSEFAHDVAQEARKYGLFNTYVSNGYGTIEGVEYLSRFLDAITIDFKGNASPKFLRRYTGASGPEPILETAVELARRGVHVEFTDLVIPELGDELDYARKLVRFIRDSLGDEVPIHFLRFHPDYKMNNLPWTPVETLEAHYKIAKEEGMKYVYIGNVPGHPYESTYCPSCGRVVIGRDGFRLVTWNLDNNKRCRFCGTPIPIKGRLSRHAFEERFEAVYI; this is encoded by the coding sequence ATGGAGGCGTCGCTCTTCAGACTGGAGGGAGGGAGGGTAAGGTGTTTAGCCTGTGCGAGGAAGTGTTTGATAGGAGAGGGACAGTCAGGGTTCTGCGGAGTCAGATCCGTCAAGGGCGGAAAACTTCACTTGGATGTTTATGGTCTAGTAGAGGCAGCCCATGTAGATCCCATAGAGAAGAAGCCGCTGGTCCACTTCAACCCGGGCTCTAAGGTATTCTCGATTTCCACCACAGGTTGTTCTTGGATGTGCATGTACTGCCAGAATTACGAGATAAGCCAGCGGAGGCGAGTTGAAGGCGTTAATCTTTCACCTAAGGAGGTAGTCGAGCTGGCGCTAGCCTACGGCTCAGACGGTGTGACCTATACCTATAATGAGCCTATGATCTTCTCAGAATTTGCTCACGACGTGGCTCAAGAAGCTAGGAAGTATGGACTCTTTAACACTTACGTCTCTAACGGGTACGGTACGATAGAAGGTGTTGAGTACCTCTCTAGGTTCTTGGACGCCATTACCATAGATTTCAAGGGAAATGCCTCCCCTAAGTTCTTGAGAAGATATACGGGGGCCTCAGGACCAGAACCTATCCTAGAGACCGCGGTCGAGCTGGCTCGGAGGGGAGTTCACGTCGAATTCACGGATCTCGTAATACCTGAATTGGGTGACGAACTAGATTATGCAAGGAAGTTGGTCCGATTTATAAGAGATTCCTTGGGAGACGAAGTTCCGATTCACTTCCTCAGGTTCCATCCAGACTACAAAATGAATAATCTACCTTGGACGCCGGTCGAAACGTTGGAGGCTCACTACAAGATCGCCAAGGAGGAGGGAATGAAATATGTCTATATAGGTAACGTGCCAGGACACCCTTACGAAAGTACATACTGTCCGTCCTGTGGCCGCGTCGTCATAGGGAGAGACGGCTTCAGGCTGGTCACGTGGAACTTGGACAATAACAAGAGGTGTAGATTCTGTGGTACCCCTATACCTATAAAAGGTCGGTTGTCCAGGCACGCGTTCGAAGAGAGATTTGAAGCAGTTTACATTTAA